One window of the Rosa rugosa chromosome 3, drRosRugo1.1, whole genome shotgun sequence genome contains the following:
- the LOC133740033 gene encoding amino acid permease 3-like, with translation MEDNTASRNHIHSNPAFDASVMDGGSKFFDDDGRPKRTGNVMTASAHIITAVIGSGVLSLAWAIAQLGWVVGPVVMVMFSLVTYYTSCLLVACYRDPVTGKRNSTYSAAVRNHLGGLKYKVLGIVQRVNLFGITIGYTITACISMVAIQRNSCLHKSGGEKPCPVNSNPYMIAFGITEIILSQIPNFDKLWWLSTVAAVMSFTYSGIGLALGIAKVAESGTMKGTLTGVRIGIHVTQTEKIWRIFQALGDIAFAYSFAIVLIEIEDTVKSPPSEAKTMKTASKISLAITSVFYILCGCFGYAGFGDLAPGNLLTGKGFGDLAPYWVIDLANAAIVVHLVGAYQVFSQPIYAFVEKKAAQLFPDSHFITKEIQIPIPCFKPYKLNLFRLVWRTLYVTATTVLSMVFPFFNGVVGFLGALGYWPMTIYFPVEMYIAQKKIPKWSTRWLCLQTLSLSVLIIALLAAVGSIAGVIESLKDYKPFKTSS, from the exons ATGGAGGACAACACTGCTTCAAGGAACCATATTCATTCCAACCCAGCTTTTGATGCCTCAGTTATGGATGGAGGCTCCAAGTTCTTTGATGATGATGGTCGTCCCAAAAGGACtg GAAATGTTATGACTGCAAGTGCTCACATAATTACTGCTGTGATTGGTTCTGGGGTTTTGTCATTGGCTTGGGCCATTGctcagcttggctgggttgttGGTCCTGTTGTGATGGTCATGTTTTCCTTGGTGACCTACTACACTTCATGCCTTCTCGTTGCCTGCTATCGTGATCCGGTCACTGGAAAAAGAAACTCTACTTACTCGGCTGCTGTTCGAAACCACCTTG GTGGACTTAAGTACAAAGTTCTTGGAATAGTTCAGCGCGTGAACCTTTTCGGAATCACCATTGGCTACACCATAACAGCATGTATAAGCATGGT TGCAATACAAAGGAATTCCTGCTTGCACAAGAGTGGTGGAGAAAAACCATGCCCGGTAAACAGCAATCCCTATATGATTGCTTTTGGCATCACAGAAATTATATTATCTCAAATTCCAAATTTCGATAAGCTGTGGTGGCTATCTACTGTTGCTGCAGTCATGTCATTTACATACTCAGGGATTGGACTTGCCCTTGGAATTGCTAAAGTTGCAG AAAGTGGAACAATGAAGGGAACTCTTACTGGAGTACGCATTGGAATTCATGTGACTCAAACCGAAAAGATATGGAGGATCTTCCAGGCACTTGGTGACATAGCTTTTGCTTACTCATTTGCTATAGTCCTCATTGAAATTGAG GACACAGTTAAATCTCCACCATCAGAAGCCAAGACAATGAAGACGGCCAGTAAAATTAGTTTAGCAATCACATCCGTCTTCTACATTTTGTGTGGTTGCTTCGGTTATGCTGGTTTCGGAGATTTAGCCCCCGGAAACCTCCTCACCGGTAAAGGCTTCGGAGATTTAGCCCCATATTGGGTCATTGACCTGGCCAATGCTGCCATAGTTGTCCATCTTGTTGGAGCATACCAAGTCTTCAGCCAGCCCATTTACGCATTCGTTGAGAAAAAAGCGGCACAGCTTTTCCCAGATAGCCACTTCATCACAAAAGAAATCCAAATCCCCATCCCTTGTTTCAAGCCTTACAAGCTTAACCTTTTTAGACTAGTCTGGAGGACACTTTATGTGACTGCAACCACTGTGTTATCGATGGTCTTCCCGTTCTTCAACGGCGTGGTCGGATTTCTTGGGGCTTTGGGGTACTGGCCAATGACAATTTACTTCCCTGTGGAGATGTACATTGCTCAAAAGAAGATACCAAAGTGGAGCACAAGATGGCTTTGCCTCCAAACTCTAAGTCTTTCTGTGCTAATTATAGCTTTACTAGCAGCTGTTGGCTCGATTGCCGGTGTGATTGAAAGTCTCAAAGATTACAAGCCATTCAAGACCAGCTCTTGA